TGGGCCTCCGCTTAACAGTGTCTGACTCTGTGAGGTTGAAATCGAGGCCGGGTGGCACGGGTGTCTCCCGGGGTGGGGGGCCTGCCGGCTTGGGGCGCTGTTTGATAGTCAGGTTTCCCTCCTCTGCAAATGGGAGCCCTTCCCCTGAGCTGCCCCGGGACGGGGGTGTCCCCTCAGgccctggctcctcctcctccgtgtCCGATGCAGGGCCAGCTGGGGCTGGTGGGCCAGGGGGCTCTGAGGGGCCAGTAGGTTCACTCAGTGTTCGTCTCCGGGACCCAGCAGCCCCCTCCTTGGGCCCAGGGCTTCCATCTAGTGGAGGCGGCTCCGGAGTAGGGCCAGAGACAGAGCTGAGGcgcttggggggtgggggtgggggtcctttGCGGCGGGCTCTAAGGGCAAAGGACTGGCTGCGGGGAGCCCCTCGGGTTGGGGTCAGGCTGGGGCTGGTCCGGGCTAGGGCGCTGCGTCCTGGTCGCCGGGTCAGGGTGGCGTAACTGCCCAAGGCACTATCCACTGGCCCTTCAGCCTCCCCCTCTGCTTCCCCTTCGGCTGCACAGGGGCGGCTCAGGCTCTGGGACCGGCGCTTGGGCCGAGGGGGGTCTGGAGGAGTGGCAGGGGGCCCAGCCAAGTAGGAGAAGGCCCGAGGTGCACCAGGTGGCGGCCCTGGAGCTGGGTTGGAGAGCGAGCCCTGGGGGTACATAAAAACATAAGAGGGGGGTCCTTGGCCAGGAAGTGGGGAACAAAGCTTAGAGGGCCGCTCCGTGCCCTCTGGAAGATTCCTCTCCTGTGGGGTGTTGGTGTCTCCACCACTGGGTTGGGGGGCAGGCTGTTCCTGTGAATGACCGGACCCTCGTGAGCGTGCTCCAATGCTCTCCTGGCTAGGGGAacgggcagggggcagggggagtggCTCAGGGCCACCCCCTGCCATGGCTGCCTGTAGCTCCGGGCTCAGCTCGCTGCCCTGAAAGGTGAGGAGGCGTGGGCCAGCTGCAGCCGGACTGTCCCCATTCTCCATCCCCTCGATGGCCATCAGTTCCGGGCCCTTGGCCAGCCGGCGGCCGCCTTCCCCTGGGACCTCGCCCTGCAGTAGGCCCCGCCGAAGCTCAGCCAGCCTCTTCACCCCCAGCATAAGCTTCTTCTGGTGAcctgagtggggtggggagaggcagcaAGGTTAGCTGGTGCTGGAAAGGGTCACCCTAGTCCCTCCTGGACCCCGAAAACATTTTGGAGACCCTGGGGAGCACGTGGGGCCCAGCTAGAAGGCCCAGGGCAGTCCTCACCCAGCTTGTTGACACCgatctcctgcagctcctcccaggTGAGGTCGGCCACCAGTCCCATGGAGTCGTAGCCGCTGCTCACCAGCTGCTTGTGGTACTGGGGCAGCCCCAGTGCGCACAGCCACTCCAGCAAGTCCGCCTGGAAGAACAGCACCATCGGAGCTGGCTCCCCGGGCAGCCTCGGTCCCCAAGCCACGAAGGCACCGCAAAGCCCCAGGTGAGGGTAGGAGCCCGTGCTGGCCGCCTACTCACTGGGATGTAGTTGGGCAGCCACTCGGCAATGCTGAGCTGGGCGATCTCTGAGGCGATCTTCTTCCTATGCCCAGGCTTGGTCACCCCGATGGCTGTCAGGTCCTGCCACACAGAGTTGTGCCATCAGGCCCCCTTCTCTGCCCGTTGGTTTCCAAACTGCCCTCCCGTTGCGGCTCCTACCTCGGGTGTCATGCGGCTGATAGTTGGCACGTCGTAGCCGGCCTGCAGAAAGTGGGCAGTGTAGCCCTCCAGCTGGAACTCACTCAGCCAGTTATGAATGGCCTGAGCATCCTGTggcgtggggggagggggtgaagTTAACAGAGCTGAGTCTGCCTGGGGAGGCCAAGATCACAGCCCAGCCATCAACCCCAGCCTCCCCAGGGACCTGGTCTGAGCAGGGACTTAAGTTCACACTgaggcccaccccaccccctaccaTGGGCCTATGGCCCACTCCCTAGTAGAGGTCACACCTTCCCCTCCAGCAGCTGCTCTGGCCTCACATCCTGGGTGAAGAGCTGCTCCCCAGAGCGATAGTTGGCCAGAGGGCGGTGGTTCAGGTTGTCTtcaaggaggaagagaaatggaATCAGGGTGGCAGAATAAAGGGCTGCCGAGCCTTCAGCCTCCCCACCTGCACTTCTCTTAGCCCACCCAGGTCCCAGTCACCCTTCCTACCTGCCAGGGATGGAGGGTGCAGTCCCGGCAGCACCTGGTCCTCTCCGGCAGAGGGTAGCGGCTGGAGACAAGGAAGGAGCTGACTCAGCGTTTGAGGAACTGCAGCAGCGGGGAGGGACTGGCCCTGGCCCCAACGCCCCCTCCCTCCTACCTGGGCGTTCTCAATAAGGAGGCTGGTGCTGTGGCCATTGGTGCCCTCGGAACTTTGCCCGCTGCCAGCACTGCGGATGCTGCCCACACTGCCCTCACTGCCCACACTGTTCCTGTCACCTGCTGCAGGGGGCAGAAGCCAAGGGGTCAGAGCCTCAGCTGGCCCTACCAACAGCTGACTGGCAGCTTGCCAAAACCAGATGCCCACCCTGGTGCCTAGCACTACCCCTGGGGAGGATGTACCTGGGCTGTCTGGGCTGAGGCCCACCCGAGGCAGCTGGCCATAGGTAACAGGGTGCAGGGGGTCATCAGCAGGGGGCTGTGGTGTCCGGGAGAAGCCTGGGCGCAGAGGGGTGGGCGCCGAAGGAAGGCGGGGTGCAAGCACACCCACCCGCTTGCTGACCACTTCGACAATGCCTGGGGGAAAGTAGCCCACGCGGTCCGTGCCCCTCTGGCTCTCGTGGATGTGGCCCTTCCAGCGGCCGTCAGGATGCTGCTCAAGCACCTGTGGCAGTTTGGGGCGGGGAATGATGACAATGGTAACTTCCTGCACCTGTGGTCcagctcctctcctccctccaagGAGGTGGTCTCTGATGTCCAAGCCGGCCCAcagttctgctgctgctgctgccagcaTCCCGCTCAGTCCCCTGTGTGCCTCCAGGGCATACAAGTAAGAGTCCTGGATTCAAATCATAGCTCCACCTCTTGCTAGCTTGAGACTCTTGACAAATCACTTTAATTCTCTAAGTCTCAATTTTGTCAGCTCTAAAAAGGAAATGGTGAGAGTGCCTATTTTACATGGGTTGGGAAGAATTCAATGAGACAGCACACATAAAGACCTTAATACAGAGCTCAATCCACAGTAGGTACCCAAGTAAGTGACAGCAATCATTTGAGCTCACAAAGGAATGCCTGCACTGGGTCCTCACCGTGATGACGTCACCTGCCCGGACATTGAGAGCAGTGGGATCGTGGAGGTTCCAGAAATCCTTGAGTGCTCGGACCTTCAGGATTCCTGAGGCCTCTAAGAGAAGTAGGAGGACAGATGTCATCTGGGGGTCTTTAGATTATCTTTCCAGTCTTCCAGGCCCCTTCACGACCCTCCCCCAGGTCCCTGCCTCATCATTCCCGCAGCATCCCCCGACCAGCTGTGGGCCCAGGAGTGTGGCATCCACTCCTTATCCACTTCTAGTACCCTCTGGAGTGGCTCTGGACCCCTTGGGCTAGGTCTCCCAAACACACTCACCCCGAAGTAGCTGCTTGATTTCCCGGCTGGCCTGGGAGGTGGTGAACTGATTCACGATGTCCAGTGCCGTCTGGTTATACGTGTTCCGAATGTTCACATCCACCCCACCCTGGGTGCACAGTGCGGTGTGAGTGTGTGACACCTGGTTTGTCATGTCTCCTAATCCTAAGGACTACCCAGGAGGAAGCTACTATTTTCagagtttacagatgaggaaatggaagcacagagaTGAGGTTAAGGACAAgctcaaggtcactcagctagtaagAGGTAGACTGGGGCTCGAACCAGGTCTGTCTGCTCTCCAGCCACTTGGCCCCACCTAAACCAAACACCACACTGGTGGTGGAGACCCCCTCCTGCACCTCTCCAGCTGGGCATGGACCTGGCACCTGGTGGGGATCCGTGTACACCTGTGGGGAGACCAGGTGCCCACACCCACCTCCAGGAGGAGCCGCACCACCTCGGTCTTGCCGTATAGTGCGGCCTCGTGGAGAGCAGTGCCTGTCTTGGTCTGGCGGTTGATCTCAATCCCAGCTCTTAGGAGCTGCCTGTGGAGGGCAGGGTGAGTTATGGgttggggtgggtgtggggacaggagaggaagCCAATTGCTGGGGGCCGGGAGAGTGATCCAGAGCAAGGGTGAAGAGGGCAGAAGGGCAGGGCACTGAAGGGACACCACCAGTCCCACAGGAAGAGGATGAGGAAGTGGGGGGGGCCCCGGTGGGTACCTGATGACCTCTCTGTGGCCATTCTTGGCAGCCAAGTGCAGGGGTGTGGTATAGTTGGGGTCACATGGGTCCTTGGCCTCCCCTTCCAGCAGCGCCACGCATAAGTGGCTGTTCAGTAACAGCTGGGCCACCTGTGGCAACTGGCACTCAGGCAAGGCATCCTCCTAAGACCCCACAAAAGCCCAGACCCCAGTATCACAAGGGCAGCAGGCCTCACCTTTAGCCGTCCAAATTCGCAGGCCAGGTCCAAGGGCGTCTTCTTGGCCTTGTTGACCAAGCACGGGTTGGACTGATGCTGGAGGAGCATTTCtgactggggtgggggcagccgaGTGAGGGGTCTGGCCTGGCCAGCCCCCTGCACAAGCCCCTGTCCCCGTCTCAGCGCCCCTGTAGGCAGGCAGGTGCACATACCACTTCATAGTGTCCATACTGGGCAGCCAGGTGCAGAGGGATCTGTCCATCCAGTGAGGCAGCGTTCACGGCCGCAGAGGCCCGCAGTAGCAGCCTCACGGGTTCCAGCCGGCCCTGCCAGGCCGCATAGTGCAGCGGGCGCATGCCTGCAGCGGGGAAGGGGTTCTGAGGGAGGTCCCAGGATGGCGTGGGGTCAGGGGAGGGAACTGAGCAGTCTGGAGCCACCCCAGCTGGAGGGGAGACAGACCCAACAATGCTGGCTTCACCGGGGTTTGGTCAGGGAGAGGTCTGGCTGTATGAGGCTGAAGCCAGAATCCCACCGAGCCTGCCACAAATGATCTGGTGACCTCATGACGGTGATGTAACCTCAACCTCCTCATCTGGATAATGGGATGTCAGTACCACCCACTACCCCAGAGGCTGTGAAGACTGAAGCGGTAAAGCATTTGCAAGCTCAGAGAAGCTATGCCAACATCTATGAGCACTGTAACGATGTAGCAGGGGCAAACTCTGACCACCTGGGTAGGGGGTGCCCTGGGGCCTCACCATTGCTGTCCTTGATGTCAACGGTGGCCTGAGCCTCCAGCAGCAGGGCTATGAGCTCCAGGCTACCCCCCAGGGCGGCGTGGTGGAGAGCAGAGAATCTGGATATAAGGTAGGGGGGTCTTGGTGTGCGGCCCCTACCCCCCAGATCTTGGTCTTCCAAAGCAGACCCATCCTGGGGGCTGGCAGGAATGAGCTACTTGCCCACTGTGCCCTGTACCCCCACTCTGCCAGCCCTGCCGTGGGAGCGCAGAGCAGCCGGGCTGCAGCATGAAAGGGCTCAGTGTCTGGGCTGAGAGGCCTGTTTGTCTGGCCTCCCCCACAGCCggcccaggggagggggctgtgggagCAGGAGCCTGAGGGCTCCTACCCTCCAGGGAGAAAAGGGGGCCCAGCAGGAATCTGACCCAAGGAGGCCCCTCATAGAGGCACCAGAGCCCACTCCCCTTACGAAGGGAGAGCTCcatgggcaggtgggtgggcagggCCCAGAGCTATCCACAAACACACTTCAAGGG
This portion of the Vicugna pacos chromosome 16, VicPac4, whole genome shotgun sequence genome encodes:
- the CASKIN2 gene encoding caskin-2 isoform X1 — translated: MGREQDLILAVKNGDVTGVQKLVAKVKAAKTKLLGSTKRLNVNYQDADGFSALHHAALGGSLELIALLLEAQATVDIKDSNGMRPLHYAAWQGRLEPVRLLLRASAAVNAASLDGQIPLHLAAQYGHYEVSEMLLQHQSNPCLVNKAKKTPLDLACEFGRLKVAQLLLNSHLCVALLEGEAKDPCDPNYTTPLHLAAKNGHREVIRQLLRAGIEINRQTKTGTALHEAALYGKTEVVRLLLEGGVDVNIRNTYNQTALDIVNQFTTSQASREIKQLLREASGILKVRALKDFWNLHDPTALNVRAGDVITVLEQHPDGRWKGHIHESQRGTDRVGYFPPGIVEVVSKRVGVLAPRLPSAPTPLRPGFSRTPQPPADDPLHPVTYGQLPRVGLSPDSPAGDRNSVGSEGSVGSIRSAGSGQSSEGTNGHSTSLLIENAQLLPCLQPLPSAGEDQVLPGLHPPSLADNLNHRPLANYRSGEQLFTQDVRPEQLLEGKDAQAIHNWLSEFQLEGYTAHFLQAGYDVPTISRMTPEDLTAIGVTKPGHRKKIASEIAQLSIAEWLPNYIPADLLEWLCALGLPQYHKQLVSSGYDSMGLVADLTWEELQEIGVNKLGHQKKLMLGVKRLAELRRGLLQGEVPGEGGRRLAKGPELMAIEGMENGDSPAAAGPRLLTFQGSELSPELQAAMAGGGPEPLPLPPARSPSQESIGARSRGSGHSQEQPAPQPSGGDTNTPQERNLPEGTERPSKLCSPLPGQGPPSYVFMYPQGSLSNPAPGPPPGAPRAFSYLAGPPATPPDPPRPKRRSQSLSRPCAAEGEAEGEAEGPVDSALGSYATLTRRPGRSALARTSPSLTPTRGAPRSQSFALRARRKGPPPPPPKRLSSVSGPTPEPPPLDGSPGPKEGAAGSRRRTLSEPTGPSEPPGPPAPAGPASDTEEEEPGPEGTPPSRGSSGEGLPFAEEGNLTIKQRPKPAGPPPRETPVPPGLDFNLTESDTVKRRPKCREREPLQTALLAFGVAGATPSPPAPLPSQAPSESPSASPSPSRPDPSSLPTPGAPAPPCSSPPTQAPVPPCPGPAPENSAGNWRHGEMEPPAPPAALIKVPGAGTAPKPVSVACTQLAFSGPKLASRLGPRPVPPPRPESTGAAGPGRAQQRLEQTSSSLAAALRAAEKSIGAEERDGPPGTSTKHILDDISTMFDALANQLDAMLD
- the CASKIN2 gene encoding caskin-2 isoform X2, whose product is MGREQDLILAVKNGDVTGVQKLVAKVKAAKTKLLGSTKRLNVNYQDADGFSALHHAALGGSLELIALLLEAQATVDIKDSNGMRPLHYAAWQGRLEPVRLLLRASAAVNAASLDGQIPLHLAAQYGHYEVSEMLLQHQSNPCLVNKAKKTPLDLACEFGRLKVAQLLLNSHLCVALLEGEAKDPCDPNYTTPLHLAAKNGHREVIRQLLRAGIEINRQTKTGTALHEAALYGKTEVVRLLLEGGVDVNIRNTYNQTALDIVNQFTTSQASREIKQLLREASGILKVRALKDFWNLHDPTALNVRAGDVITVLEQHPDGRWKGHIHESQRGTDRVGYFPPGIVEVVSKRVGVLAPRLPSAPTPLRPGFSRTPQPPADDPLHPVTYGQLPRVGLSPDSPAGDRNSVGSEGSVGSIRSAGSGQSSEGTNGHSTSLLIENAQPLPSAGEDQVLPGLHPPSLADNLNHRPLANYRSGEQLFTQDVRPEQLLEGKDAQAIHNWLSEFQLEGYTAHFLQAGYDVPTISRMTPEDLTAIGVTKPGHRKKIASEIAQLSIAEWLPNYIPADLLEWLCALGLPQYHKQLVSSGYDSMGLVADLTWEELQEIGVNKLGHQKKLMLGVKRLAELRRGLLQGEVPGEGGRRLAKGPELMAIEGMENGDSPAAAGPRLLTFQGSELSPELQAAMAGGGPEPLPLPPARSPSQESIGARSRGSGHSQEQPAPQPSGGDTNTPQERNLPEGTERPSKLCSPLPGQGPPSYVFMYPQGSLSNPAPGPPPGAPRAFSYLAGPPATPPDPPRPKRRSQSLSRPCAAEGEAEGEAEGPVDSALGSYATLTRRPGRSALARTSPSLTPTRGAPRSQSFALRARRKGPPPPPPKRLSSVSGPTPEPPPLDGSPGPKEGAAGSRRRTLSEPTGPSEPPGPPAPAGPASDTEEEEPGPEGTPPSRGSSGEGLPFAEEGNLTIKQRPKPAGPPPRETPVPPGLDFNLTESDTVKRRPKCREREPLQTALLAFGVAGATPSPPAPLPSQAPSESPSASPSPSRPDPSSLPTPGAPAPPCSSPPTQAPVPPCPGPAPENSAGNWRHGEMEPPAPPAALIKVPGAGTAPKPVSVACTQLAFSGPKLASRLGPRPVPPPRPESTGAAGPGRAQQRLEQTSSSLAAALRAAEKSIGAEERDGPPGTSTKHILDDISTMFDALANQLDAMLD
- the CASKIN2 gene encoding caskin-2 isoform X3; amino-acid sequence: MGQVLFCTPRELLGSTKRLNVNYQDADGFSALHHAALGGSLELIALLLEAQATVDIKDSNGMRPLHYAAWQGRLEPVRLLLRASAAVNAASLDGQIPLHLAAQYGHYEVSEMLLQHQSNPCLVNKAKKTPLDLACEFGRLKVAQLLLNSHLCVALLEGEAKDPCDPNYTTPLHLAAKNGHREVIRQLLRAGIEINRQTKTGTALHEAALYGKTEVVRLLLEGGVDVNIRNTYNQTALDIVNQFTTSQASREIKQLLREASGILKVRALKDFWNLHDPTALNVRAGDVITVLEQHPDGRWKGHIHESQRGTDRVGYFPPGIVEVVSKRVGVLAPRLPSAPTPLRPGFSRTPQPPADDPLHPVTYGQLPRVGLSPDSPAGDRNSVGSEGSVGSIRSAGSGQSSEGTNGHSTSLLIENAQLLPCLQPLPSAGEDQVLPGLHPPSLADNLNHRPLANYRSGEQLFTQDVRPEQLLEGKDAQAIHNWLSEFQLEGYTAHFLQAGYDVPTISRMTPEDLTAIGVTKPGHRKKIASEIAQLSIAEWLPNYIPADLLEWLCALGLPQYHKQLVSSGYDSMGLVADLTWEELQEIGVNKLGHQKKLMLGVKRLAELRRGLLQGEVPGEGGRRLAKGPELMAIEGMENGDSPAAAGPRLLTFQGSELSPELQAAMAGGGPEPLPLPPARSPSQESIGARSRGSGHSQEQPAPQPSGGDTNTPQERNLPEGTERPSKLCSPLPGQGPPSYVFMYPQGSLSNPAPGPPPGAPRAFSYLAGPPATPPDPPRPKRRSQSLSRPCAAEGEAEGEAEGPVDSALGSYATLTRRPGRSALARTSPSLTPTRGAPRSQSFALRARRKGPPPPPPKRLSSVSGPTPEPPPLDGSPGPKEGAAGSRRRTLSEPTGPSEPPGPPAPAGPASDTEEEEPGPEGTPPSRGSSGEGLPFAEEGNLTIKQRPKPAGPPPRETPVPPGLDFNLTESDTVKRRPKCREREPLQTALLAFGVAGATPSPPAPLPSQAPSESPSASPSPSRPDPSSLPTPGAPAPPCSSPPTQAPVPPCPGPAPENSAGNWRHGEMEPPAPPAALIKVPGAGTAPKPVSVACTQLAFSGPKLASRLGPRPVPPPRPESTGAAGPGRAQQRLEQTSSSLAAALRAAEKSIGAEERDGPPGTSTKHILDDISTMFDALANQLDAMLD